From a single Leishmania donovani BPK282A1 complete genome, chromosome 17 genomic region:
- a CDS encoding UDP-sugar pyrophosphorylase, whose protein sequence is MTNPSNSNLQALREELCTPGLDQGHLFEGWPETVDECDERQIALLTDLYMFSNMYPGGVAQYIRNGHELLARESEEVDFAALEMPPLIFEAPSLHRRTAERTALESAGTAMLCKTVFVLVAGGLGERLGYSSIKVGLPVETATNTTYLAYYLRWAQRVGGKEVPFVIMTSDDTHDRTLQLLRELQLDVPNLHVLKQGQVFCFADSAAHLALDDTGKLLRKPHGHGDVHSLIYNATVKRDVVPNSGDGTATAQPLVNDWLAAGYESIVFIQDTNAGATVTIPISLALSAEHSLDMNFTCIPRVPKEPIGLLCRAKKNSGDPWLVASVEYNVFAEVSRTLNKDGGEEASDPTGFSPFPGSVNTLVLKLSSYVDRLRESNGIVPEFINPKYSDETHRSFKKPARIESLMQDIALLFSEDDYRVGGTVFERFSYQPVKNSLKGAAALVAQGNGAYCAATGEADFYELQRRRLKAIGLPLFYSSQAEVTVANDTIGVHIFPIIVLDAMCASSGSLDDLASVFPTPEKVHIDQHSTLIVEGRVIIESLELYGALTIRGPTGPMALPHVIRNAVVRNAGWSVHAILSLGAGCDSRLSEVDRIRGFVLEKTTMTVMDCRTKGESEAGAPSGAADPAKL, encoded by the coding sequence ATGACGAACCCGTCTAACTCCAACCTGCAGGCGTTGCGCGAGGAGCTCTGCACGCCTGGCCTGGATCAGGGTCACCTCTTCGAGGGATGGCCGGAGACCGTGGATGAGTGCGACGAGAGGCAGATCGCCCTCCTTACAGATTTGTACATGTTTTCAAACATGTAtcccggcggcgtcgctcagTACATCCGCAACGGgcacgagctgctggcgcgtgaGAGCGAAGAGGTGGACTTTGCAGCGCTGGAGATGCCCCCTCTCATCTTCGAGGCCCCgtcgctgcaccggcgcacgGCGGAGAGGACCGCGCTGGAGAGCGCCGGAACCGCGATGCTGTGCAAGACGGTGTTCGTGCTGGTTGCTGGTGGTCTGGGCGAACGTCTGGGCTACTCAAGCATCAAGGTGGGCCTGCCggtggagacggcgacgaaCACAACGTATCTCGCCTACTACCTCCGGTGGGCACAGCGAgtgggagggaaggaggtaCCGTTTGTGATAATGACCTCTGACGACACGCACGAccgcacgctgcagctcctgcgcgagctgcagtTGGATGTGCCCAACTTGCATGTGCTCAAGCAGGGGCAGGTCTTCTGCTtcgccgacagcgccgcgcacCTCGCCCTGGACGATACAGggaagctgctgcgcaagccGCACGGCCACGGCGACGTGCACTCCCTCATCTACAACGCGACTGTGAAGAGAGACGTGGTGCCGAACTCCGGCGACGGtaccgcgacggcgcagccacTCGTGAACGACTGGCTGGCGGCCGGCTACGAGTCCATTGTCTTTATCCAGGACACCAACGCCGGCGCGACGGTCACAATCCCCATCAGCCTCGCCTTGAGCGCCGAGCACTCGCTCGACATGAACTTCACCTGCATCCCTCGTGTGCCGAAGGAGCCGATCGGGCTGCTATGCCGAGCCAAGAAGAATAGCGGCGACCCGTGGCTGGTCGCGAGCGTGGAGTACAACGTCTTTGCCGAGGTTTCGCGCACGCTTAACAAGGATGGCGGCGAAGAAGCCAGTGACCCCACTGGCTTCTCCCCGTTCCCTGGTAGCGTCAACACCCTCGTGCTCAAGCTCTCCAGCTACGTGGACCGGCTGCGGGAGTCGAACGGTATCGTTCCGGAGTTCATCAACCCCAAGTACTCGGATGAGACGCATCGCTCCTTCAAGAAGCCCGCACGCATCGAGTCCCTGATGCAGGACAtcgcgctgctcttctccgaGGATGACTACCGCGTCGGCGGTACCGTCTTCGAGCGATTCTCGTACCAGCCAGTGAAGAACTCGCTAaagggggcggcagcgcttgTGGCGCAGGGCAACGGCGCCtactgcgccgccacgggcGAGGCTGACTTCtacgagctgcagcggcgccgtctcaAGGCTATCGGGCTGCCGCTCTTCTACAGCTCGCAGGCGgaggtgacggtggcgaACGACACTATTGGCGTGCATATCTTCCCGATAATCGTGCTGGATGCCATGTGCGCGTCAAGCGGATCCCTCGACGACCTTGCGAGCGTCTTTCCGACGCCGGAAAAGGTGCACATCGATCAGCACAGCACCTTGATTGTTGAGGGCCGTGTCATCATTGAGAGCCTGGAGCTATACGGTGCACTCACGATTCGCGGCCCGACAGGcccgatggcgctgccgcacgtaATACGCAACGCTGTGGTGCGCAATGCCGGTTGGTCGGTGCACGCGATCTTGTCTCTCGGCGCTGGGTGCGATAGCAGGCTGTCCGAGGTGGACCGCATCCGCGGGTTtgtgctggagaagacgaCCATGACGGTGATGGACTGCCGTACGAAGGGCGAGTCCGAGGCCGGTGCACCGTCTGGTGCGGCTGACCCGGCAAAGTTGTAG